In the Raineyella fluvialis genome, GACAACCCCGTCGACGCCCTCCAGTTGGTCCGGCGTACGGACCTCGCGGACGGATGCGCCGAGGGCGGTGAGCATTGCGACGTGCTCGCTCACCGCCCCTTGCAGTGCAATGACGCCGATCAACGTCACCAGCCACGCTCCGCGAGCCGGTGCGGCGCCGGGACGTCGGCGACGTTGATGCCGACCATGGCCTCACCGAGCCCGCGGGAGGCGTCGGCGATCACCTGGGGGTCGTTGAAGTGGGTGGTCGCGCGGACGATGGCCGCGGCACGCTTGGCCGGGTTGCCGGACTTGAAGATGCCCGAGCCGACGAAGACGCCATCGGCGCCGAGCTGCATCATCATCGCGGCGTCGGCCGGGGTGGCGATGCCGCCGGCGACGAAGAGCACGACCGGGAGCTTGCCCTCGCGGGCGACCTGGCGGACCAGCTCGTACGGCGCCTGCAGCTCCTTGGCCGCGACGTAGAGCTCGTCGTCGGACTTGGCGCCGAGGCCGCGGATCTCGCCCTTGATGGTGCGCAGGTGCTTCATCGCCTCGGACACGTCACCGGTGCCGGCCTCGCCCTTGGAGCGGATCATCGAGGCGCCCTCGGTGATCCGGCGCAGCGCCTCACCGAGGTTGGTCGCGCCGCAGACGAAGGGGACGCTGAACTGGGTCTTGTCGATGTGGTTCACGAAGTCGGCGGGGGAGAGAACCTCGGACTCGTCGATGTAGTCGACCTTGAGCGCCTCGAGCACCTGGGCCTCGACGAAGTGGCCGATCCGGGCCTTGGCCATCACCGGGATGGAGACGGCCTCGATGATGCCCTCGATCAGGTCCGGGTCGCTCATCCGGGCCACGCCACCCTGGGCGCGGATGTCGGCAGGGACCCGCTCCAGAGCCATCACCGCGACGGCGCCGGCCTCCTCGGCGATCTTCGCCTGCTCGGGCGTGACGACGTCCATGATGACGCCACCCTTGAGCATCCGGGCGAGTCCGGTGTTGACCGCGACGCGGTCGTCGAGGGTCGGGGCGCCCGTGGTGGGGACGGTCGGGGAGAGCGTGTCAGTCATGGGTCCTCGTCGGATCGAGCGGTCTACGTACGGTGCCCCATGATTCCGTACGCATCTGGCCCACAACAGAGCCAGTTCATAGTAAGTTCAGTGGGCCAGTTGCTAGGCTGGCGGTCATGGAACGTACGGTGCGGGACTGGAGCCTCGCGCTCGACCCCGCCTCGGCCCTGAACCTACCGGCCCAGATCGCCGCGGGGGTCCGCCGGGATGTCGGCGCAGGCACGCTGCGCCCCGGCGAACCGATGCCCTCCAGTCGCGCCCTGGCCCAGACACTCGGCGTCTCCCGGGGGACCGTGGAGGCGGCGTACGACCAACTCGTGGCGGAGGGCTACCTGCTGTCGCGGCCCCGGTCCGGGATGCTGGTCAACCCCCGCTTGCGGGCGACCGTCCCCGCACCGCGTGAGGGCGCCGGGCAGTCGCGCGCAGAAGACCCCGCACCCGGCACCGACCTCGACCTGGTGCCAGGTCACGACAGCAACAGTCCGCTGGTCGACCCCGCCTGGCGATCGGCCTGGCGCAGGGCTGCCGACACCGAGCGGTTGCCCGATCAGCGCACCATCGACCCGACGGGGGACCCGGTCCTGCGTCGCGCGGTGGCCGAACATCTTCGCCTCATGCGCGGCCTGCTGGTCGATCCCGCGCAGGTGGTGGTGACGGCAGGCTCTCGAGAAGGCCTGGCCCTGCTGTTGGCCGGGCTCGTGGCAGACGGTCGATCCGGGCCGTTGCGGGTCGGGGTGGAGGATCCAGGCTTCCCTGGGCTCCGGCGGACCCTGGCCAGGCTTGGTGTGGCCACCGTGCCGCTGCCGGTGGACGGCTCGGGCCTGGTGGTGCCGACGGCCGACGACGTGCCCGGTGTTGTCCTGGTGACGCCGAACCACCAATACCCGTACGGCTCCGCGATGCCCGCCACCCGGCGGACGGAACTGTTGGACTGGGCCTCCACCACCGGCACCTTGGTGGTCGAGGACGACTATGACAGCGAGTTCCGTTACGTCGGCTCCCCGCCTCCGGCCCTCTACGGGCTGTCGCCGGGGGCGCCGGTGGTCCACCTGGCCACGTTCTCCGCCGTGCTGTCGCGCGACGTCGGCACCGGGTACCTGCTGCTGCCCGAGTCGTTGGTCGGGCCGGTGACGAGGATCAGACAGGACCTCGGCTGCCCGGTGGCGCCGATTCTGCAACGCGCGGTGGCTCACTACCTCGACGACGGGGGACTGCGGCGCCGACTGCAGCGCTCCCGGCGGCGGCTGGCCGCCACGCATCGACTGGTCGCCGAGGTCCTGGAGCGGATACCCGGTGCGGTGGACCAGGGGCGGATGCTGGTGGTCGAGCGCCCCCCCGAGGTCGCCGCGGCCGTCCTGGCCGGCTGTGCCGAGCGTGGCCTGCTGTTGGGGGACCTGGCCGATGGATGGTCGGGCACCCCGCACAGCACCGGCGTCGTCCTCGGCTACGGCGCCGTCGACGAAGCCCCGCTGGCGCGCGGCCTCACGATCCTCGAGGACGTGCTCGCCACGACTCCCGATCCGGTCGCCCCGACTCATCGGCGAAGCGACATCCCGGAAACCTTGTGAGCCAACTCACATCTGATGAGACTGGAAGGACGAGAATGCCGGCCGCCCTCGGCCGGTGCCCGGACCCGAAGGAGTAGTCGTGACAGCAGAGAACGATCCCCTGGAGCAGGACCCGACCACGCGGCGCGGAGACGGCGGTGCCGACTCCGGTGCCGACGCCGGCGGCGACGGTGGTGCCGACGGGGGCGCGGACCTCGGCGGCGCAGTCGGCCAGTGGGGTGCAGGCCAGGGACACGGAGACGGCGGGGCGGATTCCGATGCCGGAGCATCGCGAGGCGGTGACGGCGGGGCCGACGGTGGTGCCGACTCCGGCGGCGATGGTGGTGCTGATGGTGGCGCTGACGGTGGTGCTGATGGTGGCGCGGACGGCGGCGCTGATGGTGGCGCGGACGGCGGCGCTGATGGTGGCGCGGACGGCGGCGCACGCTGACCACTGAACGCCCCGCGCGTTCGTCGGATCCCTCCCGTTCGGCGCTCGACCGTCTCGTCCCCTCCGGAGGAGCGGTCTTCGCCGAGCGGTTCTGGGGACGCGCGCCGCTGCTCGCCACCGTGGAGGAACGCTCCGGTGACACGTTCGCGGACCTCTTCGACGTCGCGGCGGCCGACGAACTGCTCACCCACCGGGGGCTGCGCACACCCTTCCTGCGGATGGCCAAACAGGGCACCACGGTGCCGGAGTCCGCGTTCACGGCGCGTGGGGGCGTTGGGGCGGGGATCG is a window encoding:
- the pdxS gene encoding pyridoxal 5'-phosphate synthase lyase subunit PdxS, whose protein sequence is MTDTLSPTVPTTGAPTLDDRVAVNTGLARMLKGGVIMDVVTPEQAKIAEEAGAVAVMALERVPADIRAQGGVARMSDPDLIEGIIEAVSIPVMAKARIGHFVEAQVLEALKVDYIDESEVLSPADFVNHIDKTQFSVPFVCGATNLGEALRRITEGASMIRSKGEAGTGDVSEAMKHLRTIKGEIRGLGAKSDDELYVAAKELQAPYELVRQVAREGKLPVVLFVAGGIATPADAAMMMQLGADGVFVGSGIFKSGNPAKRAAAIVRATTHFNDPQVIADASRGLGEAMVGINVADVPAPHRLAERGW
- a CDS encoding PLP-dependent aminotransferase family protein; translation: MERTVRDWSLALDPASALNLPAQIAAGVRRDVGAGTLRPGEPMPSSRALAQTLGVSRGTVEAAYDQLVAEGYLLSRPRSGMLVNPRLRATVPAPREGAGQSRAEDPAPGTDLDLVPGHDSNSPLVDPAWRSAWRRAADTERLPDQRTIDPTGDPVLRRAVAEHLRLMRGLLVDPAQVVVTAGSREGLALLLAGLVADGRSGPLRVGVEDPGFPGLRRTLARLGVATVPLPVDGSGLVVPTADDVPGVVLVTPNHQYPYGSAMPATRRTELLDWASTTGTLVVEDDYDSEFRYVGSPPPALYGLSPGAPVVHLATFSAVLSRDVGTGYLLLPESLVGPVTRIRQDLGCPVAPILQRAVAHYLDDGGLRRRLQRSRRRLAATHRLVAEVLERIPGAVDQGRMLVVERPPEVAAAVLAGCAERGLLLGDLADGWSGTPHSTGVVLGYGAVDEAPLARGLTILEDVLATTPDPVAPTHRRSDIPETL